The following proteins come from a genomic window of Coriobacteriia bacterium:
- the hemL gene encoding glutamate-1-semialdehyde 2,1-aminomutase, whose amino-acid sequence MLHDKSSELFASAQKFIPGGVNSPVRAFKSVGIDPIFYARAKGSRVWDVDDNEYIDFVGSWGPMILGHTPDHVIAAVQEQLARGTSFGAPTAMEFEMAKKLAEIVPSIEMVRMVSSGTEATMSAIRLARGYTDREKFIKFDGNYHGHSDALLVAAGSGLLTLGIPSTPGVTKGAAADTIVLPYNQLAPVRKTLEAQAGHVAAIIVEPVAGNMGVVAPAPGFLQGLRDLCDEFGVVLIFDEVITGFRVALGGAQELYGVIPDLTTMGKIIGGGFPVGAFGGKREIMEQLAPIGPVYQAGTLSGNPVAMVAGFALLQKLEEPGVYAELDRLGAKLAGGLCKAAQGAGHATCCNRVGSMSTMFFTDADVVDWPTASTSDTSKYAAYFRGMLDRGFTIAPSQFEACFVSLAHTDADIDAFVDAAADVLATI is encoded by the coding sequence ATGCTTCACGATAAGTCATCCGAGCTCTTCGCGTCCGCCCAGAAGTTCATCCCGGGTGGCGTGAACTCACCCGTGCGCGCCTTCAAGTCGGTCGGCATCGATCCGATCTTCTACGCACGCGCCAAAGGTAGCCGCGTGTGGGACGTCGATGACAACGAGTACATCGACTTCGTGGGCTCGTGGGGGCCGATGATCCTCGGCCACACGCCAGACCACGTCATCGCGGCCGTCCAAGAGCAGTTGGCGCGCGGGACCAGCTTCGGCGCTCCGACCGCCATGGAGTTCGAGATGGCGAAGAAGCTCGCCGAGATCGTGCCGTCGATTGAGATGGTTCGTATGGTTTCGAGCGGCACCGAGGCCACCATGAGCGCCATACGCCTGGCGCGCGGCTACACAGACCGCGAGAAGTTCATCAAGTTCGACGGCAACTACCACGGCCACTCCGACGCGCTGCTCGTGGCCGCCGGCAGCGGTCTGCTCACGCTCGGCATCCCGTCGACGCCTGGCGTGACCAAGGGCGCGGCCGCCGACACCATCGTGCTGCCATACAACCAGCTCGCTCCGGTTCGCAAGACGCTCGAGGCTCAGGCCGGCCACGTCGCGGCGATCATCGTCGAGCCGGTCGCCGGCAACATGGGCGTCGTGGCTCCTGCTCCCGGCTTCCTTCAGGGCCTGCGAGATCTGTGCGACGAGTTTGGTGTTGTGCTCATCTTCGACGAGGTCATCACCGGCTTCCGCGTCGCGCTCGGTGGCGCGCAGGAGCTCTACGGCGTTATCCCGGACCTGACAACGATGGGCAAGATCATCGGCGGCGGCTTCCCGGTTGGCGCGTTTGGCGGCAAGCGCGAGATCATGGAGCAGCTCGCTCCGATCGGCCCCGTCTACCAGGCCGGCACGCTTTCGGGCAACCCTGTGGCGATGGTCGCCGGTTTTGCGCTTCTGCAGAAGCTCGAGGAGCCGGGCGTCTACGCCGAGCTCGATCGCCTCGGCGCCAAGCTCGCCGGTGGTCTGTGCAAGGCAGCCCAGGGCGCAGGACACGCGACCTGCTGCAACCGCGTCGGCTCCATGTCGACGATGTTCTTCACCGACGCCGACGTTGTCGACTGGCCCACGGCCTCGACCTCCGATACGTCCAAGTACGCCGCGTACTTCCGCGGCATGCTCGACCGTGGATTCACCATCGCCCCGAGCCAGTTCGAGGCGTGCTTCGTGTCCCTGGCGCACACCGACGCCGACATCGATGCGTTCGTCGATGCCGCCGCCGATGTCCTTGCGACGATCTAG